A genomic window from Blastococcus saxobsidens DD2 includes:
- a CDS encoding GPGG-motif small membrane protein: MATLLWILAVVLVVAGIVALVRKQIVPGVVLIVLGLLVGPGGVSIFT; encoded by the coding sequence ATGGCCACGCTGCTCTGGATCCTCGCCGTCGTCCTGGTGGTCGCCGGCATCGTCGCGCTCGTCCGCAAGCAGATCGTGCCGGGGGTCGTGCTCATCGTGCTCGGCCTCCTGGTCGGCCCGGGCGGCGTCAGCATCTTCACCTGA
- the purD gene encoding phosphoribosylamine--glycine ligase, producing the protein MRVLVIGSGAREHALCVALQSDPAVGALACAPGNAGTRAVAPPPPGGETLAVADPVAVAGVARDWSADLVVVGPEVPLVAGAADAVREAGIACFGPSAQAAQLEGSKSFAKHVMTAAGVPTARSWAVGGTPELETALDEVAALTGGAPYVVKDDGLAAGKGVVVTPDREQAAAHGRRVLDAGGSVLVEEYLDGPEVSLFAVADGTTVLPLLPAQDHKRRDDGDAGPNTGGMGAYAPLPWAPAGLVDEVLATVLQPTVDEMARRGEPFSGLLYAGLALTSRGVRVVEFNARFGDPETQVVLPLLETPLAGLLHAAATGGLAGHPPLRWRPGAAVTVVVAAPGYPEAPRTGDPVTGADGDGVLHAGTATTPDGTVVSAGGRVLAVTAVGADLAAARQAAYERVAGVRFADAHWRTDIALAAVEGRLAPS; encoded by the coding sequence GTGCGCGTGCTGGTGATCGGCTCCGGTGCCCGGGAGCACGCCCTGTGCGTGGCTCTGCAGTCCGACCCCGCGGTGGGTGCGCTCGCCTGCGCGCCCGGCAACGCCGGGACGCGGGCGGTGGCCCCGCCGCCGCCCGGCGGGGAGACGCTGGCGGTGGCCGACCCGGTGGCGGTGGCCGGTGTCGCCCGCGACTGGTCCGCCGATCTGGTGGTCGTCGGGCCGGAGGTCCCGCTGGTGGCCGGTGCGGCCGATGCGGTGCGGGAGGCGGGGATCGCCTGCTTCGGGCCGTCGGCGCAGGCCGCGCAGCTGGAGGGCAGCAAGTCCTTCGCCAAGCACGTGATGACGGCGGCCGGCGTCCCGACGGCCCGGTCGTGGGCCGTGGGCGGGACCCCCGAGCTGGAGACGGCTCTCGACGAGGTCGCGGCCCTCACCGGGGGCGCCCCCTACGTGGTCAAGGACGACGGGCTCGCCGCGGGGAAGGGCGTCGTCGTCACCCCGGACCGGGAGCAGGCCGCCGCCCACGGCCGCCGGGTGCTGGACGCCGGCGGCTCGGTGCTGGTGGAGGAGTACCTCGACGGGCCGGAGGTGTCGTTGTTCGCCGTCGCCGACGGGACGACGGTGCTGCCGCTCCTGCCGGCCCAGGACCACAAGCGCCGCGACGACGGCGACGCCGGCCCCAACACCGGTGGCATGGGGGCGTACGCGCCGCTGCCCTGGGCGCCGGCCGGCCTGGTCGACGAGGTGCTGGCCACGGTCCTGCAGCCGACCGTCGACGAGATGGCCCGGCGTGGCGAGCCGTTCTCCGGCCTCCTCTACGCCGGGCTGGCGCTGACCTCGCGGGGCGTGCGCGTGGTGGAGTTCAACGCGCGCTTCGGCGACCCGGAGACGCAGGTCGTGCTGCCGCTGCTGGAGACCCCGCTCGCCGGGCTGCTGCACGCCGCCGCCACCGGTGGGCTGGCCGGGCACCCGCCGCTGCGCTGGCGGCCCGGGGCGGCGGTGACGGTCGTCGTCGCCGCGCCGGGGTACCCCGAGGCGCCGCGGACCGGCGACCCGGTCACCGGGGCGGACGGCGACGGCGTGCTGCACGCCGGGACCGCGACGACCCCTGACGGCACGGTCGTCTCCGCCGGCGGCCGGGTCCTGGCGGTCACCGCGGTGGGGGCGGACCTGGCCGCGGCCCGGCAGGCCGCCTACGAGCGGGTCGCCGGGGTGCGGTTCGCCGACGCGCACTGGCGCACCGACATCGCGCTGGCCGCCGTCGAGGGCCGGCTCGCGCCGTCGTAG
- a CDS encoding adenylosuccinate synthase, which yields MPAVVLIGAQWGDEGKGKATDLLGGRVPYVVRYQGGNNAGHTVITPDGEKYALHLIPSGILTPGCTPVIGNGVVIDPEVLIGELAGLEERGVDTSRLVISSDAHLIMPHHRALDKVTERFLGKRKIGTTGRGIGPAYGDKVARVGIRVQDLLDLSILRQKLEGTLQEKNQILVKVYNRKAIDVDEVVAEYEAYAHELKHRIVDSRLLLGKALDAGEWVLLEGSQGTLLDVDHGTYPFVTSSNPTAGGAAVGAGVGPTRIERVVGILKAYTTRVGSGPFPTELFDASGEYLRKQGGEVGVTTGRDRRCGWFDAVVARYASRVNGITDYFLTKLDVLSGLDTVPICVAYEVDGVRHEEMPMTQTDFHHAKPVYEEMPGWFEDIRHCRAFDELPANAQAYVRRLEELSGARISVIGVGPGRDENVVVHDLIG from the coding sequence ATGCCCGCTGTCGTGCTGATCGGTGCCCAGTGGGGCGACGAAGGCAAGGGCAAGGCCACCGACCTGCTCGGCGGCCGTGTGCCCTACGTCGTCCGCTACCAAGGCGGCAACAACGCCGGCCACACGGTGATCACGCCGGACGGGGAGAAGTACGCCCTGCACCTGATCCCCTCCGGGATCCTGACGCCGGGGTGCACCCCGGTCATCGGCAACGGCGTCGTCATCGACCCCGAGGTGCTGATCGGCGAGCTGGCGGGCCTGGAGGAGCGCGGGGTGGACACCTCGCGGCTGGTCATCTCGTCGGACGCGCACTTGATCATGCCGCACCACCGGGCCCTCGACAAAGTCACCGAGCGGTTCCTGGGCAAGCGGAAGATCGGCACGACCGGTCGCGGCATCGGCCCCGCCTACGGCGACAAGGTGGCCCGCGTCGGCATCCGGGTGCAGGACCTGCTGGACCTCTCCATCCTCCGGCAGAAGCTCGAGGGCACGCTGCAGGAGAAGAACCAGATTCTGGTCAAGGTCTACAACCGCAAGGCCATCGACGTCGACGAGGTGGTCGCTGAATACGAGGCGTACGCGCACGAGTTGAAGCACCGCATCGTCGACAGCCGGCTGCTCCTGGGCAAGGCGCTCGACGCCGGCGAGTGGGTGCTGCTCGAGGGCTCCCAGGGCACCCTGCTGGACGTCGATCACGGCACCTATCCGTTCGTGACGTCGTCGAACCCGACCGCGGGCGGCGCCGCCGTCGGCGCGGGGGTGGGCCCGACCCGCATCGAGCGGGTGGTCGGCATCCTCAAGGCGTACACGACCCGCGTCGGCTCCGGCCCCTTCCCGACCGAGCTGTTCGACGCGAGCGGGGAGTACCTGCGCAAGCAGGGCGGCGAGGTCGGCGTGACCACCGGCCGCGACCGGCGCTGCGGCTGGTTCGACGCCGTCGTCGCCCGGTACGCCAGCCGGGTCAACGGGATCACCGACTATTTCCTCACCAAGCTCGACGTGCTCTCGGGCCTGGACACGGTGCCGATCTGCGTCGCCTACGAGGTCGACGGCGTCCGGCACGAGGAGATGCCCATGACGCAGACCGACTTCCACCACGCGAAGCCGGTCTACGAGGAGATGCCCGGCTGGTTCGAGGACATCCGGCACTGCCGGGCCTTCGACGAGCTGCCGGCCAACGCCCAGGCCTACGTGCGGCGGCTCGAGGAGCTCTCGGGCGCCCGGATCAGCGTCATCGGCGTCGGCCCCGGCCGGGACGAGAACGTGGTCGTCCACGACCTCATCGGCTGA
- a CDS encoding DUF3151 domain-containing protein encodes MSHSHGNLLGEPPATLLPPTPEADAELAEGATLAEVAAHHPTVSAVWAGLAEESLHRTERALGDTVQAYAYARTGYHRGLDALRRNGWKGYGPVPWSHEPNRGFLRCVTVLAAAAEAIGETAEAERCRQLLRDCDPALGA; translated from the coding sequence ATGAGCCACTCCCACGGCAACCTGCTGGGCGAGCCGCCGGCCACCCTGCTCCCCCCGACCCCCGAGGCCGACGCCGAACTCGCCGAGGGCGCCACGCTGGCCGAGGTCGCCGCCCACCACCCGACGGTGAGCGCGGTCTGGGCGGGCCTGGCCGAGGAGTCGCTCCACCGCACCGAGCGGGCGCTCGGCGACACCGTCCAGGCTTACGCCTACGCGCGCACCGGCTACCACCGGGGGCTGGATGCGCTGCGCCGCAACGGCTGGAAGGGGTACGGCCCGGTGCCGTGGTCGCACGAGCCCAACCGCGGGTTCCTGCGCTGCGTCACCGTGCTGGCGGCGGCGGCCGAGGCGATCGGCGAGACGGCGGAGGCCGAGCGCTGCCGGCAGCTGCTCCGGGACTGCGACCCGGCACTGGGAGCCTGA
- a CDS encoding ATP-binding cassette domain-containing protein, with the protein MSTASSAVQPVAPTPGLEMRGLTVRHGNVAALARVSATLMAGEITCILGENGSGKSTVVAVLSGLLRHDEGQLLVDGQPVRFRSPRQARDVGIATVWPDLAVAPLLSVWRNFFLGAEPTRGVWPLRRLDVDGAREATVRAMARVGVTGLDPDQPASALQAGERQSLAVARALHFGARALIIDEPETPVTVARQTLFGQAILAARAQGLAVVVVTNNPRYAHLIGDRFLLLAHGHVAGNLTRDDVDADILTALMAGGERLNTLTDALTALHPELGNR; encoded by the coding sequence ATGAGCACCGCCTCCTCGGCAGTGCAGCCGGTCGCCCCCACGCCGGGGCTGGAGATGCGCGGGCTCACCGTCCGGCACGGGAACGTGGCCGCGCTGGCGCGGGTCAGCGCGACTCTGATGGCCGGCGAGATCACGTGCATCCTCGGGGAGAACGGGTCGGGGAAGTCCACCGTGGTCGCGGTGCTCTCGGGGCTGCTCCGGCACGACGAGGGGCAACTGCTGGTCGACGGGCAGCCGGTGCGGTTCCGCTCACCCCGGCAGGCGCGGGACGTCGGCATCGCCACCGTCTGGCCGGACCTCGCGGTCGCCCCGCTCCTGTCGGTCTGGCGGAACTTCTTCCTCGGCGCGGAGCCGACCCGCGGGGTGTGGCCGCTGCGCCGGCTGGACGTGGACGGGGCCCGCGAGGCCACCGTGCGCGCGATGGCCCGGGTCGGCGTCACCGGGCTGGACCCCGACCAGCCGGCGAGTGCGTTGCAGGCCGGGGAGCGGCAGAGCCTGGCCGTGGCCCGTGCGCTGCACTTCGGCGCCCGGGCGCTGATCATCGACGAGCCGGAGACCCCCGTCACGGTCGCACGGCAGACGCTGTTCGGTCAGGCGATCCTCGCCGCCCGGGCGCAGGGGCTGGCGGTCGTGGTGGTCACGAACAACCCGCGCTACGCCCACCTCATCGGGGACCGGTTCCTGTTGCTCGCGCACGGGCACGTGGCCGGCAACCTCACCCGGGACGACGTCGACGCCGACATCCTGACCGCCCTGATGGCCGGCGGCGAGCGGCTGAACACCCTGACCGACGCCCTGACCGCCCTGCACCCCGAACTCGGCAACCGCTGA
- a CDS encoding glycerophosphodiester phosphodiesterase family protein gives MRATESLASTPVARLARPVVIGHRGAPAYRPEHTAASFELAIDLGADLIEPDVVVSRDGVLVVRHENELSLSTDVAEHPEFADRRTARVIGEELCTGWFTEDFTYAELRTLRAVERMPALRPTNTAYDGRFGILTLADVIELARCRSTAERQVRVLAELKHPEWAAAAGLPMGELVAGDLGRLGADTADGTVMIQAFDASVLRELRARLGDDGPQMAQLVGDAPAGDALVSPSGLREISTYAQAVAPSRDRVLASAAAHALTGTPHLVHQAHAAELAVFCWTLRAENAFLPAHLRRGDAPEAHGDAVADAVTLLNLGVDGLITDSPDHAVRARTAVSAQLV, from the coding sequence ATGCGCGCGACCGAGTCGCTGGCGAGCACGCCAGTGGCACGCCTTGCCCGGCCCGTCGTCATCGGACACCGCGGAGCCCCGGCCTACCGGCCGGAGCACACCGCGGCCAGCTTCGAGCTGGCCATCGACCTCGGAGCAGACCTCATCGAGCCCGACGTGGTGGTCAGCCGCGACGGCGTGCTCGTCGTCCGGCACGAGAACGAGCTCTCGCTGTCCACCGACGTCGCCGAGCACCCGGAGTTCGCCGACCGCCGCACCGCCCGGGTGATCGGCGAGGAGCTGTGCACCGGCTGGTTCACCGAGGACTTCACCTACGCCGAGCTGCGCACCCTCCGCGCCGTCGAGCGGATGCCGGCGCTGCGGCCGACGAACACCGCCTACGACGGCCGCTTCGGCATCCTCACCCTCGCCGACGTCATCGAGCTGGCCCGCTGCCGTTCCACCGCGGAGCGGCAGGTGCGCGTGCTCGCCGAGCTGAAGCACCCCGAGTGGGCGGCCGCAGCTGGCCTGCCGATGGGTGAGCTGGTGGCCGGTGACCTGGGCCGGCTGGGCGCCGACACCGCCGACGGCACGGTCATGATCCAGGCGTTCGACGCGTCGGTGCTCCGCGAGCTGCGCGCCCGCCTCGGCGACGACGGGCCGCAGATGGCCCAGCTCGTCGGCGACGCCCCCGCCGGCGACGCGCTGGTGTCCCCCTCCGGACTGCGTGAGATCTCCACCTACGCCCAGGCGGTCGCCCCGAGCCGGGACCGCGTCCTGGCCAGCGCCGCCGCGCACGCGCTCACCGGCACGCCGCACCTCGTGCACCAGGCGCACGCGGCCGAGCTGGCGGTGTTCTGCTGGACGCTGCGGGCGGAGAACGCCTTCCTGCCGGCGCACCTGCGCCGCGGCGACGCACCCGAGGCCCACGGGGACGCCGTCGCGGACGCCGTCACGCTGCTGAACCTCGGCGTCGACGGCCTGATCACCGACTCCCCGGACCACGCCGTCCGGGCCCGCACCGCCGTCAGCGCCCAGCTGGTCTGA
- a CDS encoding ABC transporter permease — translation MIGDRLPAFGHLPARAPQGRSFLARALARPSLPAVVGLVVVVLFFAFAAPDLVSPFGLATVLDTAALLGIGGVAVALLLVAGQFDLSVGVIAVSSSLLTALLIEIAGWSTVPALTVSLLAALAIGVVNGVLVVNTGLPSFLVTLATFLILQGTSQAGSQAVAGATRVGGLDQARGWSSVVALFDGAVQVGNGRFSVSILWWLALTALAAWGLWRTKFGNAIFACGGARQAAHELGVPVRRTTVALFCLTASAGWLLGTITLVRFGSVQAGGTVGILSGIDFIVVAVIGGCLLTGGYGSAIGAAVGALLYAVARQGITLAGWDPRWFQALLGALLLVALVANGVVRRRLKAVPRS, via the coding sequence GTGATCGGCGACCGCCTGCCCGCGTTCGGCCACCTCCCGGCCCGGGCGCCCCAGGGGCGGTCGTTCCTCGCCCGCGCCCTGGCCCGGCCGAGCCTGCCCGCGGTCGTCGGCCTCGTGGTGGTCGTCCTCTTCTTCGCCTTCGCCGCGCCGGACCTGGTGAGCCCGTTCGGCCTGGCCACGGTGCTGGACACCGCCGCGCTGCTCGGCATCGGCGGGGTCGCGGTCGCGCTGCTGCTCGTCGCCGGCCAGTTCGACCTCTCGGTCGGGGTGATCGCCGTCTCCAGCTCGCTGCTCACCGCGCTGCTCATCGAGATCGCCGGCTGGAGCACCGTTCCGGCCCTGACCGTCTCCCTGCTCGCCGCCCTCGCGATCGGGGTGGTCAACGGCGTGCTCGTGGTGAACACCGGCCTGCCCAGCTTCCTGGTCACCCTGGCGACCTTCCTGATCCTCCAGGGCACCTCCCAGGCCGGGTCCCAGGCGGTCGCGGGCGCCACCCGGGTCGGCGGCCTCGACCAGGCGCGGGGCTGGTCGTCGGTGGTCGCCCTCTTCGACGGGGCGGTGCAGGTGGGGAACGGCCGGTTCAGCGTGTCGATCCTGTGGTGGCTGGCGCTGACCGCACTGGCCGCGTGGGGTTTGTGGCGGACCAAGTTCGGCAACGCGATCTTCGCGTGCGGCGGCGCCCGTCAGGCCGCGCACGAGCTGGGCGTACCGGTGCGCCGGACCACCGTCGCGCTGTTCTGCCTCACCGCCTCCGCAGGATGGTTGCTCGGCACGATCACGCTCGTGCGGTTCGGCAGCGTCCAGGCCGGCGGCACCGTGGGCATCCTCAGCGGCATCGACTTCATCGTCGTGGCGGTGATCGGGGGGTGCCTGCTCACCGGCGGCTACGGCTCGGCGATCGGCGCCGCCGTCGGCGCGCTGCTGTACGCGGTCGCCCGGCAGGGGATCACGCTCGCCGGCTGGGATCCGCGGTGGTTCCAGGCACTGCTGGGCGCGCTGCTGCTGGTGGCACTGGTGGCCAACGGTGTGGTGCGCCGCCGGCTGAAGGCGGTACCCCGGTCATGA